The genomic segment TGTAACTACCTACCTTCTTGTtattaataagataataaccGCAGCGTGATAATGCAGACGCATCCGtgacaattaaaataaaatgtactcTCACTGATAATGTTTAAAATGAGGCAGGCTAactgagtaggtacctaagtatgtcttggcactaaaaatatatatttgtgattCTCAAattaagctctttcatttgatatgtaacacgatacagtttaaaaaacattatttttttattttctcatttgccccccaaaagtggccccatgtttaaaattcacgTAAGATGTCTGTCTTTGGGTCatgaatttacatatgtgtaccaaatttcaactcaattggtccagtactttcgGAGAAAATGggatgtgacagacggacagacagacagacagacgcacgaatgatcctataagggttccgttttttccttttgaggtacgaaaccctaaaaaataaataattactactATTACGGTGCATAATTTCGCTAAATGGGTCGAGGGCATACAGTGACGTCATGGTACATTAATCGCCATGATGGGATGGGCCCGACCTTGAACGCTTTAGACTTTTAATATAAGTTATCCAAAATCTGTTTATTGTTGCACATTCTGAtctaaacattttaattattcgaatattaatattgtaaattataaGTCAGATGCCTGGCACAGTTACAGAACTACGTAAGTATAATAAATACTGTAGGTACCATCAGccgtaaaagtgcatggcgactttattttatttagtcttcttcttcttcctcgcgttatcccggcattttgccacggctcatgggggcctggggtccgcttgacaactaatcccatgatttgacgtaggcactagtttttacgaaagcgactgccatctgacctaccaacccagaagggaaactaggccttattgggattagtccggtttcctcacgatgttttccttcaccgaaaagcgactggcaaatatcaaatgacatttcgtacataagttccgaaaaactcattggtaagagccggggttcgaacccgcgacctccggattgaaagtcgcacgctcttaccgctaggccaccagcgcttttttactttattttatttagtatcaaTACTAAACTGTCAGtaggtacagtgagctgcgaaatcgCATGGAAATATAATGAaagaattcattgataaagtcgccatgcacttttacggCTGATGGTACCTACAGTATTTATTATACTTACGTAGTCTTTAGTTCTATAACTGTGCCAGGCATCTGACttataatttacaaattataaatatgcgaataattaaaatttttagATCAGAATGTGCAACAATAAACTGATTTTGGATCAATTATTTTGTGTTGTTATTATTTCCGTTGTCCAGGGGACAATAATTTGTGAGACAGAATGTTGTATCACATTTTGTGTTGTTATTCTTTCCGTTGTCCAGGGGACAATAATTTGTTAGACAGAATGCTTTATCACATCCTACTAAAATGCTTAGTCGAAGGCCCATTATGGAAAGAAGGGGTTTAAGTACCATACGTGataaccagacatcgtaaattttatagcatttttggtgcaccgGAGTGGTGTTTAACACCGTTAACatcactccgctgcaccgaaaatgctataaaatgtacGATGTTTGATGATAACTACTACAAAAATGAATGTTGGGTAAATTTAAATACCCTGTGGTTAATGGAAACGTAGCCATGGCAACGAGTGTCATGAAAATGTTCAGTTGAACTACTTAAAGAGTAATTATACTGATTATAACCCATTCTTTTGTTTCAGACCGCATTTACCTGAACCATATGAAATAAGTCAGATTCTGACTGTATATCTTTAGAAAATGGTAGATGATCATGAGTCGAGTAAAGATAATGGAAACCCAGTAGAAAAGAACATGGACGCAATCGTAGCTGCTGCAGGCTTGGACGAGAAGAAAGATCTCGACAAAATAAACTCAATCAAATCAAACGGACATGACTTAGCTGCTCAATACACTAAAGCTGATGGTGATGAGTCACCAGTTGATCGGGTAAAATTTGTAGGAATAGGAGATGATGATAGCATCTGTTCCGATGAGTCAAGTGAAGAAGACACGCTCCCACCAATACCAGATGGTGGATGGGGCTGGGTAGTTGTAATCTCTGCGTTTCTAGTCTCTGCCTGTGCCGATGGCTTAGCATTTTCTTTCGGATTACTTCACGAAGAATTTACTTCGTACTTCGAAACCACGCAATCAAAGACATCTTTGATTGGAAGCTTGTTCATAGCTACTCCTTTGTTAGCTGGACCAATTATGAGCGCTTTAGTGGACCGATATGGCTGCAGAATAATGACTATGCTGGCTGGAGTCCTTTCAACGGTTGGATTCCTTCTGGCTTCATTGAGCAATTCTGTTGAAGTACTCTGTCTAACTTTCGGTTTTCTGAGTGGATTAGCTATGGGCATTTTATACGTAACTGCTGTCGTATCAGTAGCGTTCTGGTTCGACAAACGAAGAAACTTGGCGGTATCTTTAGCTTCGTGCGGGATAGGTTTCGGCACATTGTTATACTCACCGATGACGaattattttctatatttataTGATTGGAGGAATACTATAGTGTTACTAGCTGGTACTTTGTTAAATATGTGTGTTTGCGGAGCTCTGATGAGGAATCCTGAATGGTTGGAGATTAAAATGAAGCGTGAGAGGAAGGAGAGGAAGTTATCAAGGTCAAAGTCTGGGAGATCGTCCAGTAATAGCTCTGCTGGCTCTACCGGAGGAGAGTCGGTGTTCTTAAATGCTGAAGAGATTAGAGACTTACTGAAGAGTGGAAAGAGCCCCGAGTACATATTATCCACCTTGGCTACGACTATAGCAGAGGCTGAACAGCTAGAAGCTACTACTCAGATGAACGCAGATCAAGGATTTCAAAGAAGAATGCATTCAGCGATTCATCTACCTACATTTGTACAGCAAAACGAAAAGGTGCCAGCGGAAGTAATTGAAAAACTCATGACCAATAAGCGTCTGTATAACATAATACTCCAAAACTATCCAGATGTATTGATGAGAAGAAAATCTGAAGTCAATATTGCCATACCGACCGAAGCTAAAAACGAACCAGCTCAACTACCAGTAACTATCAAAGTTAAGAAATCTAAGCATGAATCGGAAACTAAGAAATCTGAAGAGAAAATTAATGAAGAAAATAAGGCTGAAGAAAAAGTGGGATCAAGTAGCGCTCTAACAGCGagtaatattaaattattgcaGGATAAGTCTAAGCACAAACCTCATACTCACCATACGCATGCGTCACACAATATGCCGCAAACTAACTGGTTTTCGAGGCAAATATCCACGGATCATCATTATCTAAGAGAAATGTATCTGACCAGAAATACGATGATGCATAGAGGAGCCATGCTCAATATACCGAGGTACAAGCTTCGGGCCTCTTCGCTTCCTGATATTTATCGGAACTCGATGTGGTCTCTTGCGTCTGAATCGGACGATGAAATGGTAAGCTATTCctatttataacattttttcctAACTAAAATGTTTCTCCATATAACGACTGAAGAATATTACATAAGTTAAAAAAAGAGCACGGAAAAAGTTATACAAAAGTCAAGATCCGGTTTGAAGGATTAAACAAAAGATAATATAGAAATTATGATTATATAGAAATACATGTTTCTTTCTATTCGCGCTTCAGTCGAATATGAATTCTTGACATAAGCAATTTACCACATTCGTTTTACTAACTATACTAACAAATTATTCTGCATAATATTAGGTACAAATTGGTTTGTGCAACCCATAGTGTGCTAGTGTGTTTTATTATGTTAATATagagatagagttagaccaagataagtttgAAACGATTTCAATAGCTCACGTAGtgcaagtttgacgtttaaaataatatgggcactgcgtgtgctatcaaaatcgttgcagagttttcttggtctaactctacattaCCACTTTTTATGTCCTTGACCATCTTTGTCTTTTGTGAAACAATCTTCATCGTTTACGTTTTTACATAGACAGTGTACTTTTATGTTTCCTCAGATGTGGTATGACCGCTTCTTCGAGACCATGAGGTCCATGTTCGACTTCCGAATGTTCACCGAGTTCCACTTCCTGATGTTTAACCTGGCCTCCCTCATCCTCTCCGTGTGGTTCATCGTGCCGTACTTCTTCCTCAAGTCCTATATGACGGATAGCGGCGTTGAGGGCGGTGCTGTGATGATTAGCATCATTGGAGTCGCTAGCAGCATTGGAATTGTAAGTAGACTTAAATGTATTAACATCAATagtgttttatttcatgttAGTTTttattcaatgaatatttattcatatatatggtacaaaaacaataaataaaaataacttaaaattacaattaaactaaatacaaatTAGGAACTTTTTTAGAGCCCAACACACTCCGTCTCTCGATTTGCTTCCGTTTAGGTATCCCGGTGTGTGCCCCTCATCGTTGCCCCTGCGGTGCGGACGTAGACTAGTTAGGTCACCACGGTCTCTCCTGCCAGAGGAGCGCGGGCCGCTTCTCCAGGCATGCCGCCCTTAACGACTtcatccgtcggtctcttgcatcggtcaatgtgcctgctctatTGGAGCCGACCGGCATATTGAGAAGTGACGGCAAGAGACCTGACGGGATGTCTTTGATTCCGTGGAGTATGGGGCGGGTGCTAGTGTGGGACGCAACCTGCGTAGACACGCTGGCCCCGTCACATCTCCACGGAACCTCTGCGAGGGCGGCAGCTGCTGCAGAGGCGGCCGAAAACGCAAAGGTTGGGAAGTATCGCGGTCTCGGCGCCGAATACAGTTTTGTTCCTTTCGGCGTCGAGACCCTGGGTCCGTGAGGTCCTGGCGCCCTGAGTCTCTTTGGAGACCTTTCAAAGAGACTCAGGGACGCAACTGGGGACCCAAGAGCTGGCAGCGACCTCGCTCAACGCTTCAGTCTGGCAGTTCAGCGGGGTAACGCAGCCAGCATCTTGGGGACCTTGCCAcaggggccttttttagatttagtttagttttattttattttagaatagtttgtatttagtttaattgtaattttaagttatttttacttattgtttttgacttgtttttgtaccatatatataaatgtatttatgtaataataGCATTACGTTATAAATTCTTAAGCTATGTTACATAAATGCATATTATTATAATgaagatataaaaataaaaaccaacGCAATTAAtcgattttgataaaaatataactaaccgCTAGAAATCCTGctttcaataaaaaaacatcATCCAAATCACTTAACCCATTTAAAAGCTACGGTCAAATCTAGAACACAACTCTTTTTGCGCTGGGTGTTAGACATAAACATTTTTCAAGCATAAATATTTTTGTGTGTGTATTAATACCTCATTGGATTTAACAATCGAAGACTCAATTTAACAGGCCATTTAACATTACGACGACTTGATAACGACGATTTCTGAATGTTTACTTTCCCCAGGTCTTCCTCGGCTGGGCCGGCGATCAACCCTGGATCAACGTGACCAAGACCTACGCGATCTGCCTCATCATCTGCGGTCTCTCCGTCGCGGCCTACCCTCCCTTCATCAAGAACTACTGGGCCCTGACGGTCATCTCGGCGATCTTCGGGCTGTCGTTCGCCAGCTCCTACTCTTACACGCCCGCCATACTGATGGAGCTGATGCCGATCGATCATTTCACTGTGGCTTATGGGTTGATTCTGTTGAGTCAGGGAATTGGACATCTTGTGGGGCCGCCTATTGGAGGttcgtttaatttatttttgaactAGTAATACTAGTATAACAATAAGTTCAAAACTTGATACTTAACTGAAAAATTGCGCTCTTAAAAGTATGAAATACGACGTAATAGTTTATGCATCAAATGACGTCATTCAAATTTAATAATGCATTTACCCATTGTAGTATTTATATTATCGTATCAATAACAAATTTAATATGCAAACGAGGCGGGCCCTTATCACTTTGTTATCGTTGCTATAAATATAACGATACCTTCTGAAAGCTTTTATAGATACTCgtattttaaaacgtgtttaaCAGTCGTTGATCTCAGTACGGTTActatcagtttgtcactgacataaacgccgtcgagaaggTAATttacttttcacctcagcagctcgaacaagagtactttgcttcttaaaaacagtgagcaaaatgcgattttgctcactgagtcattttgtctcactcagtgagcaaaatcgcattttgctcactgagttgtctcattcagtgagcaaaatgcgattttgctcactgagtgagacaaaatgacatttaaGTGAcatttatagtcaaatgtcatttcaacatgcggggtctaatacaagttcgatacttgggttctattatcgctgtccctctaggtatgttctcactgcttagggtgaaaatttttgtgtactacacgagatcaaagttatttacatctcgtgcgcttttgaatcccttactacgctcaagatctttcgcttgcacgggactcaaaataagcactcgaagaaatatcaaactttgatctcttgttgtacaaataactattctatacatctcgctcgcactcgcatattagtgcaaacaggacgtatagaaagtaaattacgttctcgacggcgtttatgtcagtgacaaactgatggtaaccgtacagctGTTGGCTATGACACTCAACTAAGTCACCGGACTTCCGTAGGTAGGTAATATCTAATCTAACTAAGAATAATGACAAAAgactatgaactctaactactagaattaaagttgaattttactaaTCTAACTATACTTAAAATTAGATAGTCTAGCTCTAGCGGTCTCCATTGAGTTATTACTATATAGAAGCCATACTACACAATTAAATTGTCGCAATCacaacctgtaccacgcgacTAAAACGTCGTAAACGCCGTAAAATTACGCCGCGCCGTAACGCGTTAAGatcgcgagattcacgctccgcttctatggtatgatgtcaaaacaacatcaactcatggcgcaaaatactaaCCTTTTAagattcataaaactttacctgatttagttaaattatgttttatccctttctcacaaatacataagtcataatgacagataaggacaaaacgattattagctaattgaggtttgtagttgtagcgcgtttatgaacaAGGGGGTCATTCTCTGTGCCGGTTCTTTACGTTAGTTACGTTAGTATAATAGTTCAATGGTGGACTCCAAGCATTTCATGATGGTGACCCAGGAGAACTGCATACTTCATAGCTATTAAGAAAACGTGCATCGCTTCACTAGATacgtaattttaaatgaaaagtTTTAATGAGCAccaatactaaaataaataaaatgaaataggtacttatatttactATGAACTACCTACGAGTAAACACAACAACGCAAAGTATAATATCGGCCttccagagcctctaccatcagttttaacattgacataacgctcacgtctacgtaatttactttctgtacatctcgcttccactattgctcgcatatgcgagtacgagcgagatgcatagaaagtaagttacgtaaacgtgagcgttatgtcaatgtcaaaactggtggtagccgtacagtcccattaatcatggtctaataaaacatggtcttctattcccagagtgacacaggcctacgtcacaataacatggccgctatatatagcgctatcgcatattatcatatagcgctgtcgcatgatgacgtaggcttgtgtcagttaggtgacctagaaaagacgggaatggagtaccaggcggagtatattattataccattgccattaattataaataatggaCAACAGGACAAccatttataattaattaattagtccCAGGGGGAAGTAATGTTAGGAAATAACATCATGAGGacaaattatgacgtttatacTGCCAAttgtttatagttcgtttttttagcattagaaaaagactacgcgatcttgacgtgtcttttaattaaaaaaacgcgttttaaaaagtagtaactattacttatgaaagcaaaagaatgtaaataatcgtatatgattcataattgttacatatttgtcgtGACTTATTTCTCAAaagcatttttcaattaaaagatacgtaaagattgtttacctaccttttttctaatgctaaaagaaACGAATAATATAATggaattttgagttatttcctTAAGTACCCTAATACACCATTAGCTGTTCGTTCTTCAAGATTTATAAAACGTTATATaggccatggtctaataaaacatggtcttctattcccagagtgacacaggcctacgtcacaataacatggccgctatatatagcgctatcgcatattatcatatagcgctgtcgcatgatgacgtaggcttgtgtcagttaggtgacctagaaaagacgggaatagagtaccaggcggagtatattattataccatgatataggctactttcctactagtcaaattagCTTCTATTTTAGAAGTGTCAAAACAATTGATTAACAAATGATTAATAATCATAGAAGATCCTAtaaagtggtatacgcgtgcctccttaagggacaaaacataggcaatgcgacactatgattggtccaatttatttgttgcccaccataacccatactaatttaaggtggggaataaaaaaaatgtgagactgtgacaaggacaaacaataagagcgctttcgctgctaggctgctactcctactgaaagatacataagactatcccttTCGCTCATTTCCCCCACCTATCATGCCTTATCCAGttaaaatactagattcatgttaATAATGGAAAcgagtatagtgacgtcacggtcaactcacctactttttatatttctatccaatttattaaatagaaattgtgtttaaaaataactgcaatctatgtttttctaataattatctggtgctttatttcgtgcacggtgtgaaattaaattaatttaaagtagagGAACTATCCCTATTGTTCCAGGAATGCTCTTCGACGTGACCGGAACCTGGGACCTGACGTTCTACATTGGCGGCCTGTGGTTGGTCATCTCCGGTGTGTGCGTAGGCGTGATCGCGTACACGAAGGACCTGCGTATGTGTGGGAGCGCCCCGCTGCTGAAGGAGGCTGAGGAGAAGAGCGAGAGCGGTATTGATGTGTAAGAGAGATACGCGATAAACAAGTAactacacaaaatttcaagCCAAGTGGTAAATAAGGTGTAATTTCGTTTGGGCCAAAAGTCTTCtataaaagttaaaatatttgaaCATAATAAAAGGTATGTACCTTCTACAAGTAGTAGCTATATTACACATTTTATTTACCAAATGAaattacaatgtaaaaaaattaatatggtATTTTTATGTAACTCcgtttatttgtaaaataaatctcATTTAAGCATAACAATTTATTGAAGTATTTTGTAATAGTAATTGTATTCAATTTTAGatgtttttacaaaaatgtacctatattgtaATTTATTGTATTCCAGTATGGATCAAGtgcaatgtaataaataataattacgtatacctacatatatattatgtctgATAGTGTATATACAGAACAATTTAAATATTTgccttcaattgttttattcaAGGATAAAACTGTACCGTCTGTACCTATATTACTGTTTAATATAGGTACTGTTTTATGCTTGAATAATAACCATatatgttaaaatatttatatatgtacttactatTGACTGCAATTGTTatattaaacaatttttaataaatcatttttttaatcaacttaattttttattcaatacattcacgaaaaacaaaaatatacagCCAAGGGGTAAAATATttcacatattttttataaaaccccTTTTTCTGACCTTTTTTAGGGGGAAATTAGACATGGAGCTCG from the Cydia splendana chromosome 17, ilCydSple1.2, whole genome shotgun sequence genome contains:
- the LOC134798905 gene encoding monocarboxylate transporter 9-like yields the protein MVDDHESSKDNGNPVEKNMDAIVAAAGLDEKKDLDKINSIKSNGHDLAAQYTKADGDESPVDRVKFVGIGDDDSICSDESSEEDTLPPIPDGGWGWVVVISAFLVSACADGLAFSFGLLHEEFTSYFETTQSKTSLIGSLFIATPLLAGPIMSALVDRYGCRIMTMLAGVLSTVGFLLASLSNSVEVLCLTFGFLSGLAMGILYVTAVVSVAFWFDKRRNLAVSLASCGIGFGTLLYSPMTNYFLYLYDWRNTIVLLAGTLLNMCVCGALMRNPEWLEIKMKRERKERKLSRSKSGRSSSNSSAGSTGGESVFLNAEEIRDLLKSGKSPEYILSTLATTIAEAEQLEATTQMNADQGFQRRMHSAIHLPTFVQQNEKVPAEVIEKLMTNKRLYNIILQNYPDVLMRRKSEVNIAIPTEAKNEPAQLPVTIKVKKSKHESETKKSEEKINEENKAEEKVGSSSALTASNIKLLQDKSKHKPHTHHTHASHNMPQTNWFSRQISTDHHYLREMYLTRNTMMHRGAMLNIPRYKLRASSLPDIYRNSMWSLASESDDEMMWYDRFFETMRSMFDFRMFTEFHFLMFNLASLILSVWFIVPYFFLKSYMTDSGVEGGAVMISIIGVASSIGIVFLGWAGDQPWINVTKTYAICLIICGLSVAAYPPFIKNYWALTVISAIFGLSFASSYSYTPAILMELMPIDHFTVAYGLILLSQGIGHLVGPPIGGMLFDVTGTWDLTFYIGGLWLVISGVCVGVIAYTKDLRMCGSAPLLKEAEEKSESGIDV